tacttataaaataatcaaaacataataattgttaaacatttacatatgtttttataactttcaagtaattttataacttatatatatgatgaaaaaAAGGAATTGTattaagtatattttttttttgtcgtcgactattacagactcatatagactctgtaaaccatgTTGGTGGCTCTTCATCCATATGCACAACAAAGTATTAAGTATcattatatgaatataaatatctatacatttgttcataacttttaagttatcttaatttatatcatgaaaataatattaagtatcattatgttttcatcttaattagATATGTGATTCCATATACAGTAATTTGGATCAATTCATGTATGGTATTGTTGAGCTCCATATTTNNNNNNNNNNNNNNNNNNNNNNNNNNNNNNNNNNNNNNNNNNNNNNNNNNNNNNNNNNNNNNNNNNNNNNNNNNNNNNNNNNNNNNNNNNNNNNNNNNNNTATAATATGATAATTGCGAAAATTTCTTGAGGTGTTTCAACTGTCTGCCAAATATTTCATTACAATCAATCAACGATTATTTTGTCAAATACAGACATTCAAAGACTTCTTTATTACAGTTTCTAGTACATCTGTCTCCGACAGATCTTGATTACACAACCAACAACTGACATTGAAAACACAAAGCTTaacaacaattttaaaaaacgACCGTCTTCATTCAAATGCTAGACTTAAGATCCTCTGCGTAAACCAGAGGCTTCCATGTTGGGTTCCTAGGAAGAAACGTGTCCTGCAAAAAACCACGCACCGATTTCAACTTTTCAAGATCCATGAAATTTTCAAAGATCAAAGTGAAGAGATCTTACGGAAACGTAGGAGCAGGAAGGGATGACGGAGAGGGAGTGAGAGGAAGCGTGTTCGAAGGCGGCGACGCAGAGGAGAGAAGCTAAACCTAACCCTCGTTTTGAGGATGGGACGTAGGTGTGGACCAGATCCATTGCTTTTCCGTCGTTTCTCAGCTTGTAGTCGATGAAGGCTTCGTGGTCTTCGGTTTCGAATCGGTGTTTCCCCGCGTTCCATACTATCTTCGTCGGTGGCTCAGTCGCCGTAGTCTTCGCTCCCGATGTGGCCGCCATCGCCAAATGAGAAAGCCGTGAACCAAAGGAAAGTGTCATCATTTTCTTGGGTTCCTGATCTTCCGTTTTGTCATTTGTGTTATGTTTGGGCCTTTTAATGGGATGAGTATGGATCGTCGTTGTAGGCCTTTCAGGTAGGCGGGCGTCTTAAACGTATTGGAACAAAAATTACTTTTATGATGATACCAAGACAAAAGGCTTATTAACTAACGATCATCACTAATTAAATGTCATAAATTATCTTGTCTTAACAAGAAAACATAAATGCTTTGAAAAGGACGAGAAGTGATGAAGAACATTCAGTTTTGAATATGTTCTCCGCTGATTACGAAGTTTATTGGAACATacaaaaagtattaaaaaaaaaggtccTACCGGGGAGTCGAACCCAGGTCGCTGGATTCAAAGTCCAGAGTGCTAACCACTACACCATAGAACCTTGGATGTTAGGAaggtaaacataaaatatttagactGATAAAAAACACCGACATATAGCAACAGTTTAGAGAGGCCTGTTTGATCTTAAGTTCTGTATTTTATTGATGGAGAGACACTTCTTGAAGAACAGCCTCTTCAGTATCAGAGTGACTCAGGAGTCAGGACTCAGCTCCACTCTTACCGTTTCCATCTGGTGTCCCGGGTAAACCTATCACTACAGACGTTCAATCTCAAGAAAGTCACCCATGAGATCAACTTCAATGGAAGAAGAAGTTCCATGAAGGCTTCTCTTTTCAATCAAATGAGGATGATCTCCATGATTCAGAGCAGCAACTCATGACATCCACTCTTTCACCTCCATCTGAATGACCATCGGTAGACTGCTGATCATTAAACGAAGCTGATGATTTTACAAGCTGCTCTTATTCTTATCATCAGCAGCCTCCACTATACAAAATTCAGAAAGCAACATTTAAGATGAAGTAAGGACTGAGAGCCGACCCAACCAAGTAAACATGCAAGAGAATAGAATCTTGAATATTAAAACTTTGTTCCATTGTATGGGAAGACTGTCTGAAGAACATCGAGATCCGATAGCGTCCCAATGGCAAACAAGGActaacagaaaaagaaagactGAACGAACAAAGCTTTCTCCTACTACTGCCTGGAACATTTTTAAGCTTTACCTTTTATTTACACGaaccaaaactatttttttccaTTAAAAACCAAAGATAATAATAGGCTATAGCAACTATTATTGCATCATGACAAATTGATCAAGACTTGGCAAGCAATTTCCTTAGTATGATAATGGTCCAGGAAGTTGTATTGGTCCTTAAGTCGATAGCATGTAGTCTGTAGATTGTGGGAGTCCAATGCAAGTTTTTGTGTCAACAGTCAACACTCTTTTTTTCTACTCTCAAGCAAACCGAACTAAAGAGCAAGACAGACAAGTTGTGTGTTTATAgaaagtttaacaaaaaaaagatagtagaagacgaagaagaagattagGAAACATATAGCTTGGTGAGATCTTCAGAGAACTCCTTCCTAATTACATCTCTTTTAAGCTTTAGTGCTGCTGTCACCAACCCTGACTCTGGCGTCCATGGAGCCGCCAACAACTTGATCTTTGCTGGTATCTCAAACTTCTCCAACCGCGACTGTTTAGCCGCCTAACATAACACACAACACaaacatatattatacaaaaagaACTGACTGGGGACTCGAATTGCTACGTTTTCAGGATGAACAAACATTACCTTAACAAGAGACGCATACACTTCTTTCACGGTTTGGTCTTTAGCACACAGATCTTCGAAGTTGGTGAACTCTATTCCTTGCTTTGACGCCCAACCTTCAAGCGTTTGTTGCGCAGCAACCACAAGAGCCACACAGTAACTGTAAAACGGATCAGCATGAACCATTATGTTTTCAACGTATGGGCTTATACTTAGAGCAGCTTCCACCTGCAAACATCAAAAAAGAAagttcatattaatacaataCGCTTATCTTGAATAGTGAGTGAAGATTAGGTTTGAGAGAAGACTATACTTTGCCCAAGGAGACATATTCCCCATGCTGAAGTTTAACAATATCCTTCTTTCTGTCTATAATCTCAAGGCAACCATCAGGGTGAAACT
The sequence above is drawn from the Raphanus sativus cultivar WK10039 chromosome 7, ASM80110v3, whole genome shotgun sequence genome and encodes:
- the LOC130497868 gene encoding acetyltransferase At1g77540-like, which gives rise to MMTLSFGSRLSHLAMAATSGAKTTATEPPTKIVWNAGKHRFETEDHEAFIDYKLRNDGKAMDLVHTYVPSSKRGLGLASLLCVAAFEHASSHSLSVIPSCSYVSDTFLPRNPTWKPLVYAEDLKSSI